The window cagttctgtttgttgaagtagccattcaaccagaagtgcgcttcatcgctaaaaaaaataaaatggacgtagtgcgcgatacgtattccgcacagaaccattattttctaaatgaaattgcactgtttgcaaacgttgttcaggcgtgagtctattcatgatgaattgccaaaccaaactgagaataaatcacttgacagctgttaaatcggtcgccatattgaacagtaatgccaacttaaagttatataccccgaaaaaaaacaccctatactttcCCACAAGCGTACACCCCCCACGTCCGAACAAAAAAGCTAGAACCAACGGTGTCCGCTCTTGGAAGATTTCTCGGTATATAATTGATCATCTAATTGTAAAATTATCTATTAGCGATCATTCTCTGCTTAgttaaattcgattttatttttcaagaaaattttgtatcaTGATTTTCACCATTTTAAAGTTCATGTTGAAAATTAAACTTGTTTGGTTCCctcaagaaacaaaaaaatcaccCAAAAATATGTTCGATTTCATCAGCTTGCAATCACATCTCTCGTTTTTCTGACGAACCATGTTTGCAATCCGTTGTTGAATTGCGTAATACCTTGAAATGTATTTCGAGGATTTGGACCAGTTTTCATTGAAGGTACTCGATCAAAAAAATTCAGAGGATAAGTATAAATAGCGAAAATTAAAGGAACAATAACAGTATCGATCTGTTCGTCAACCCATTTACCAATATGAAATTCTTCGTAAGTTTGTTATTCTCTCGTTCATATTCTTCAACTTTTATTCGCAACTTCGATATTCTAGGAAATATGTTTTTCAGGTCGTTCTTGCTGCCATTTCCATGGCTTCCCTCGCCAACGCTGGGGCAATCTTGGGTGGTGCACCCTTAGCAACATCTTCAGTTCTCTCCACCAGGCTGGTAGCCAACAACGCTGGATTAATTGCTTCACCTCTTAGCGGCAACATCATCGGCAGTCCAGTTCTTTCCTCAGGTTTGATCCAAAGCCCAGTACTCTCCAGATCCATCGTTGGTCCACAAATCATCGGTTCTCCATTGGTATCTTCTTCAGTATTGGGAAGTCCAATCCTCTCCAGAACTATTGCTGCTCCAGGACTCGTAGGTTCCCCATTGCTTGGATCAACTCTTGTTGGAAGCCCAGTTCTCTCCAGATCTATCTCTACTCACGGATTGGTCGGTTCTCCTTTGATTCGTTCTTCAGGAATCATTGGATCTTCAGGACTCATTGGTGCTCCAGGACTTATCCAAGCTCCAGGTATTCTTGGAAGCCCAGTTGTAAGCAGCTGGTGAAAAGACTGATTTTATTACATGTTTCTTAGATCGCATCGAAATTGTAAACATTactgtaaataaataatttataaaattaGTTACCCAAATCTTTTACTTCCCCAAATGCATATGTAGCAATAATGTATAAAAATTTACAGATATTAAATTTTGAGGAAGACTTCAACATGATCgataaaaatatcgaaatggCTTTCGAAACACTGAGCAAGCTCAGGACTTTTTAAAAAATTGAGATTTCATGCGGAGAAAGAAcagaatcattgaataattaagctgatcgattttgaaaataattgaaaaataattacataagCTTCTTTTCATAATTCTGTCAACCAATCTATTAATTCTATGCTGCTTGGTGTCTCATTGAAAGTTAagattcaagaagaattatACATATTGCACGATTCAGAACTTTAGCTATTTGATAAGCTCTTCTACATTCGATGCACTAGAGGCtgaatttttcagataatttcatcatttttctaaTGGAAGTCAAACataatggaaataatgaacACTGACTTAGCTTAAAGAGAATCGCTCATTCATGCGTCTACTGAGTGCTTGACCACTTGTACTCTACAGAATTTTATGTTGGATTTTAATgagaagaatattcaatatattcgatacttacttgatcaaaactcatcatagataaaatgaaacaaagtgATTTCTACTAATCTAGAGAATGTTTTAGTTTGTTATTAGTTGGATTCAAATATACTTCCCAAATCATTCATGttttttatatagggtgttcttttcgaggtatataactttaagttgggattactgttcaagatggcgaccgatttaacagctgtcgagtgatttattctcagtttggtttggcaattcatcatgaatagactcacgcctgaacaacacttgcaaaaagtgcaattttatttcgaaaataatggttctgtgcggaatacgtatcgcgcactacgtccattttattttgttaagcgatggttgaatggctacgtcaacaaacaaaactgccgcatttggagtaaagctaatcctcaagtgtatgtcgaaacaccgttacatccagaaaaactggctgtttggtgcgctttatgggctggtggaatcattggtccgtacttcttcaaaaacgatgatggccagaacgttacagtcaatggtgatcggtatagagccatgattactaatttttttattcctgaattgaacaaccatgatgtccaggagctgtggttccaacaagaatgcgcaacatgtcacacagctcgtgcgacaatcgatttattgaaagacacgtttggtgaccgcctaatttcacgttttggacctgtgaattggatcttttgatcttgtgatttaacaccgctagctactttctgtggggctatgtaaagtcattggtctatgcggataagccacaaacgaataatccatcgttgttttattgcaattcaaggttttatagctctaaaaaaacaccctttattatgcggcacctttgatgatTATTGAAGATAAATTTGTCTGTATTCTGTCCTATTTTAATTATGGCACCCTAGGGGACCGCCTACCCTTACAGTGACTTTATACACTACATTGACGACACTGCTCGTCAGTATTTTGATTTGTTGGAGCCCTGTCCGCCATTAAAATTCGAACTTACACCAGATATCTCAGATTTTCTCTATTTACATTCGAGTGCTGGGCTATTTCACATGCTTTGAAGCATTCTTGTTTGACTTGTTAGTAATTGTGACTGGTttagggggttcaaacccctccaaaatgtgaaaatattatcaaaaggAACGAGCGGTCGATCAACCATCGCGCAGGCGCAGTCGATAATCTGAAACTTGAAACACCGCTTAATATTCGATTTGAATCTGATATTTTCCATTGGTCTTTAATGGCGGATGGTCGGAGTTGTCACTGTGGGGTATACAGTCACTGTACTTACCCCTGCCTAGTTTCTGCCCCCTAGCGACAGTCCTgttttatttgagtattttttcCATGTGGAAATTACTTAAAACAATCCGAGACCGTGATAATTCCATTTCTCACAATTTCGTTTCAAatgattgaaattaatgaaccaAGGACAGAGATCAAACATcgaccaaaaataaaaattcaatatcaatatgaaaCAAGAATAAACGACATCCTTCTTGTCAAGGTGCTCTTCATACATACGGTATAACTATATCTATCTTTTGAAGGAAGTTCTCGTAAACGCATTAATAAATTAACAGATAATTTCATGCAATAGGTCGAATTCTTTCATAATAGATGGACTAGAATAATTAtattgttttattcaaattgataaaCTAGTTTTACTAAAATTTGGCAAATCAATTGGGAGAAATTTGTATATAAGGAAAAATTGTCTTGTTTGAAATCAGTGTTCAATCATCATCGAACAAATCAATCACAAAATGAATTCCCTTGTAAGTATAAATCGTAATACCAAATTCGTGAAATAAATTCCAACATTTAGACAATTAtcgtcaattttattatttcgtcaaaAGAATTgtaattttcgagatttttgagatttacaTCTGAATTTTCATATCactcattttttcattgttcTTCATTTCATGTCATTAGAATATCTCACGAAATTCGGCATAAACTTAGTATTGTAATCTTGAAAGATACTACCTTCTGAgtttaaattcaattgaatcgGATTTTTCGACTTATCAGAAAATTCTATAACTCAGAAACCGTTGAGTGGATTTATATTGTTAAAATTAATCATATTTACAGATTGTTCTTGCTGTTATCTCCATGGCTGCTCTGGCCAGTGCTGGTACACTTCTTGGAGGAGCAGCTCTTACTACTGGCCCTCTCGCCACATCCTCTCTAGTCTCACCCCTAGGTGTTCACCAAGCTAACGTTCTTTCTGCACCATGGAACAGTGGCGTACTGGCTTCCCCATCATGGGTAGGTAGTCCACTTTTGCAGAGGACTGTCTCCACCCATGGAGTTTTGGGATCACCCTGGCTCAGTTCTTCAGCTATAGTAGCTCAGCCAACTTTAGTCCATGGTGGTTTGGTTGGAGCCCGTACCATCTGGTAGATAATAAGTGTTTGTTAATATTCtgtaaattttgaagaaatatactGTAAATATGTACATTGTGTTTGATATTAAGTATTTTAATCATTCCACCTCAAAACATTTCTCTGTtgtattggtgtacaactttgcttccgctgtttgcACTAGATGCCTGTagagtaagtggtagtcgaaataaatagatcatagattACATACATTAAACTtgatatttgttaacataacaccatcgaaatattggaCTGGAGACGAATAATGGGTTCATTAggataaaatcatggggatatcccgaccatgcatccacgtcgacagccaaaccgaacattcatggttccaaggtcatgctcatgGTTTGGTGcgaccagctcggcatagtgcATCATGAaatgttaaaaccgactgaaacaatcattgGAGTCAAGCTTTGAAAGACAAAcaaccgcaatacaacgagatatTTGATACagtaattttacagcatgacaatacttGACCCCATGtttcgaaagtggtcaagacatacttagaGACATTTAAATTGGAAATCCCAtctcacccgccgtattctccaggtGTTGCTCctacggactatcacttgtttcgatcaatgggtatgcctggttgaccagcacttccgatctcatgaagaagtaaaaattggatcgattcgggAATCGCTTCGAAAGAAGACCAgtattttcaacgcgggattcgtacgctgcccgaaagatgggagaaagtcgctgccagtgatggacaatactttgaatcataaatgtataaccagttttttgcaataaagcctcgaatttcggaaaaaaacgacaGAAGGAAAGTTATATGTCTCTGTAATACTAAGTGATCCGATTACCTGAAACGATTGTCGGATCAAGGTATATGACGCTCAAATACCTATAGGTTTATACTTGCATATCGCACACCTACAATCAGATATCGGATCGGACACCTGACTCGGATGCAAGAGCAGTGCGTCCTGCAATCGGACCAATTAAAAGTCTGATTCAACTACTGGAAGGCAAGCCTTGGATTGTTTTTGAATAGTCTTCTGAAAACATATGTTTTAACTAGTTAATACAGAGAAAAGACGTGTGGAACTATGTGCGATACCGAGAGGCTGTTGCATATGAGATTCtccattttaataataataataattaaatattagGTATGTACTGAACTATTAGTATTATGCcaagtttttcgaaaatattcgaactGATAATGTGCTCCAGAATCACAGAATTCCAGAAAAGTTGTGATTTTTTCAGtaacaatagtaatttacgtaacaagtccgaaaatagggtttttttggacgaatagacaaaattccaggacgagcgtaagcgagtcctggaagtctgtgagtccaaaaaaaaacattttcgggcgtgttgcgtacaatattttttcggcaaccgtgtagaataacaaatcaatgagacgacaaatttcttttatatacattttaattcttatttaaattaaacagaacagaaaataccacatatgaactgtcagccgttttctcggttgctatggtaatgatcaactgcatttattaaaaatatacctaccaatattttcatattcacaatgacacaaacgagGTGATTCTTttcggcctagtccgggaagtacgtactttccggactaggccgggaaatactactttctcagagaaaaagcgtccaggaagtgagcacttcccggacggttgccaaaaatagtaatttacgtaacaagtccggaaaatagggtttctttggacgaatagacaaaattccaggacgagtgTAAGCGaatcctggaagtctgtgagtccaaaaaaaccattttagggcgtgttgcgtacaatattttttcggcaaccatgtaaaataacactatcgctgctgctttccatattttattgcgattgcgatcaaaaaacatgcaaattttttacaactaatttcatatgaactgacAGCCGTTATCTcagttgctatggattctatgattcttttccggcctagtccgggaagtacgtactttccggactaggccgggaaatgctactttctcagagaaaaagcgccagggaagtgagcacttccagaacggttgccgaaaaaatatatttctcaaaGGAAAATCTGCCCAAACAGCCATATCTGAACTAACAAAGAACATATTGGAACTGTTGGAAGAAGGCAACTTAGCACTACTAACCATTTTTTTGGATACGACGAAAGCTTACGACTCGATGAACCATAGATCATATATATACAAACTAAAACAAGGAGTGAAAATCATAAAGGGAAAAATGTTGAAACCACTGAGCTGATAGAGGAATAGTACAAAGAGTTGTATTGGGGCCACTTCTATTTCTAATATTCCTGAATGATTAGGAAGATAGTGCCGGAAAGAtaagaaattaatcaattttgTGGACGATACCAATCTGCTGGTAGGAGCAAAATTACATTGATTCGTGCAGGAAAGAACTTCTTCAATAAGACACACCAATGGCTACAGAAGAACCTTATAGTTTGTCAGTACTAACAGAAGTAATAAAAGCAAACCAACCACCATTTCTTTAGAAATAAGTTTATAAATATTGTAATTGTAGACAGTACTGAATTTCTGGGTGTATTCATAGACTCATTcattaattcggtggtcgcaaactaatattcagaaagtagatatataaatgaataagggtatcgaaaaaaaaaacgaaaatgatccaacagaaatatatcggttctcgaccactttgatcgagaaataaatgataaaaattttccaataccagttcgcgaccgccgaatattgaacagaaaatatacatttatttgtttcttgattgaaatacactcaaaaatatggaacaaaatgTACGCACATAATTcttttaaaataagaaataattactattttcaagtcatatatcacaaagcacttttctaagagaggacgagaaagaacccttttctatgatagacgattataaataaatttatatttttattattatttcatctcaaatcacggaatggtcgagagcCAGTGCCGGttggctaaccagtgcatttaccctattttTCACATCCTTCTTGTCAAGGTACTCTTCATAATATCTATACCTATATGTATCTTTTGAAGGAAGTTCTCGTAAACGCATTCATAAATTAACAGATGATTTCATGCAATAGGTCGAATTCTTTCATAATAGATGGACTAGAATAATTAtattgttttattcaaatttataaaCTAGTTTTACTAAAATTTGGCAAATCAATTGGGAGAAATTTGTATATAAGGAAATATTGTCTTGTTTGAAATCAGTGTTCAATCATCAACGAACAAATCAATCTCAAAATGAATTCCCTCGTAAGTACAAACCGTAATAtcaaattcgtgaaatcaattccaacatttaaACAATTCGATTATCgtcaattttatcatttcgtcaaaattattgtaattttcgatatttttgagaTTTACATCTGAATTTTTATATCACTCATTTTTTCATTGTCCTTCATTTCATGTCATTAGAATACGTCACGAAATTCGGCATAAACCTTCGTATTGTAATCTTGAAAGATACTATCTTCTGAgtttaaattcaaatgaatcgGATTTTTCGACTCATTCGAAGTATTTCAAAAAGTCTATAACTCGGAAACGGTTGAACGGATTCATATAATTCAAATTAATCATATTCACAGATTGTTCTTGCTGTTATCTCCATGGCTGCTTTGGCCAGTGCTGGTACACTTCTTGGAGGAGCAGCTCTTACTACTGGCCCTCTCGCCACAACCTCTCTAGTCTCACCCCTAGGTGTTCACCAAGCTAACGTTCTTTCTGCACCATGGAACAGTGGCGTACTGGCTTCCCCATCATGGGTAGGTAGTCCACTTTTGCAGAGGACTGTCTCCACCCATGGAGTTTTGGGATCACCCTGGCTCAGTTCTTCAGCTATAGTAGCTCAGCCAACTTTAGTCCATGGAGGTTTGGTTGGAGCCCGTACCATCTGGTAGATAATAAATGTTTGTTAATATTCTGtaaattttaaagaaatataCTGTAAATATGTACATTGTGTttgatgttaaatatttttatccTTCCACCTCAAAATATTTCTCTGCATTAATACTTCGTTATCCATATCGAAGAGAGTGGATCTGTTACTCAAGGCCCATACATCATCGAAATACACGCTTgatcgaaaatattgctgctgtaagttCAAGTTAAGCGCGCTATGCCGTATTTCGCATCTGGATTTGCATCTCCATCCTTATGAGGTGCAGTTTACACAATAACTGAAGTCAGCTTAATATGGAATGCATAGAACATATGGATATATATGGATGCTTGAATACCTTTTGATGACGATTTTGCGCATCGAAATTCTTCAGCGAAAAAGCGTATTTTTCACTCAGTGGCTATGTAAACAATCGAAATTTTCTCTTATTGGTGCAGTGTAAATCCTCATCCAACTGATGAGAGactattactattacattcacaaaaagtaacgggtgttttttttcgaggtatataactttaagttggcattactgttcgtgATGGTGACCGattaaacagctgtcaagtgatttattctcagtttggtttggcaattcatcatgaatagactcacgactgaacgatacttgcaaatagtgcaattttatttcgaaaataatggttctgtgcggaatacgtatcgcacactaggtccattagcgatgaagtgcacttctggttgaatgactacgtcaacaaacagaactgccgcatttggagtgaagctaatcctcaagtgtatgtcgaaacaccgttacatccagaaaatctgactgtttggtgcgctttatgggctggtggaatcattggtccgtacttcttcaaaaacgatgatggccagaacgttacagtcagtggtgatcggtatagagccatgattactaactttttcattcctgaattgaacaaccatgatgtccaggagctgtggttccaacaagacggcgcaacatgtcacacagctcgtgccacaatcgatttattgaaagacacgtttggtgaccgcctaatttcacgttttggacctgtgaattggcccccaagatcttgtgatttaacaccgctagactactttctgtggggctatgtaaagtcattggtctatacggataagccacaaacccttgtccatttggaagacaacattcgccgtgttattgccgatatatggccacaaatgttggaaaagtcatcgaaaattggacgtccagattggactacatccgagccagccgtggcggtcatatgccagaaatcatatttaaaatgtaattccacaagattatcttgcggataaataaaattcatgtcaatcgaatgatccatcgttgttttattgcaatttaaagttctatagctctaaaaaaaacaccctttatattgtcCGAAATGTGTCgacgagtcatcgaaaattactcACAAGAAATGATTATTGTTCAGAATATTCAACCTCgctcatcaaaatgaaaatattctctaTGATCTAATATCATGTTTGATATTCCATTCAAATGGAGATATATATCAACAAGCGTTGAAATAGTTGTATATCCACAAGATGATTTTTGAGCCTTATTAATACGGAACATCTAAATCAAATGTTCACTTGAGCGGAACAAAAGAGAATAACCAGTTAAACTTTAAATACAGTCACGCCTATTTCACGCTTGTTATTCTTTCAGAATTGCATTAACTATTTGAATTAATCAGATAATACTAAATTTCAGGATTAAAAGATTTGATTGACCAACCAATTAATTACTCTAGAAATCATTCAAAGATCAATCGTAATTATATTTATCGAGCCTGTGTTTCCatcataaatatttgaattggaATTTGATTCACCTAGATATTGTTTCTTCTTAATAACGGtaggtttttttcgaggtatataacttcaagttggcattactgttcaagatggcgaccgattcaacagctttcaagtgatttattctcagtttggtttggcaattcatcatgaatagactcacgcctgaacaacgcttgcaaatagtgtaatttcatttcgaaaataatggttctgtgcggaatacgtatcgcgcactacgtccattttatcgtcgacaaaatcatccatcagagcagttaattcgattaaccatgaaacgttttcgcaccacgtttactcttattgataactagcatccccagagacgccgtacggtgtgtacagaagaagctattgctgctgtagagcgtagcattgaggaagacccgaatgagtctatccgccatcgagcacaggaagtggatctgtgtccatccactttatggaagattctgcggaaggatcttggtttacgtgcttacaaaatccaactcgtgcaagaattgaagccaaacgatcatcaagtaaggcgtagattcgtcgaattggctcaaaatgagattgccgttattcccgattttcataagcgaattttgtt is drawn from Harmonia axyridis chromosome 7, icHarAxyr1.1, whole genome shotgun sequence and contains these coding sequences:
- the LOC123684218 gene encoding uncharacterized protein LOC123684218 isoform X3; amino-acid sequence: MKFFVVLAAISMASLANAGAILGGAPLATSSVLSTRLVANNAGLIASPLSGNIIGSPVLSSGLIQSPVLSRSIVGPQIIGSPLVSSSVLGSPILSRTIAAPGLVGSPLLGSTLVGSPVLSRSISTHGLVGSPLIRSSGIIGSSGLIGAPGLIQAPGILGSPVVSSW
- the LOC123684218 gene encoding uncharacterized protein LOC123684218 isoform X2 is translated as MYFEDLNQFLLQGFVQKIQRRSINSENYRNYNSIDLFVNQYTKMKFFVVLAAISMASLANAGAILGGAIASAPLATSSVLSTRLVANNAGLIASPLSGNIIGSPVLSSGLIQSPVLSRSIVGPQIIGSPLVSSSVLGSPILSRTIAAPGLVGSPLLGSTLVGSPVLSRSISTHGLVGSPLIRSSGIIGSSGLIGAPGLIQAPGILGSPVVSSW
- the LOC123684222 gene encoding uncharacterized protein LOC123684222, whose amino-acid sequence is MNSLIVLAVISMAALASAGTLLGGAALTTGPLATSSLVSPLGVHQANVLSAPWNSGVLASPSWVGSPLLQRTVSTHGVLGSPWLSSSAIVAQPTLVHGGLVGARTIW
- the LOC123684221 gene encoding uncharacterized protein LOC123684221 — translated: MNSLIVLAVISMAALASAGTLLGGAALTTGPLATTSLVSPLGVHQANVLSAPWNSGVLASPSWVGSPLLQRTVSTHGVLGSPWLSSSAIVAQPTLVHGGLVGARTIW